A window of Lusitaniella coriacea LEGE 07157 genomic DNA:
CTGAAAAAACTGCCGAAAAATGCTGGCGGTACCATTCTCGATTTTGAGGGGTAATGGGGTGTCCTTTAAGGCTGATTTCTCCGGCTTCTGGGTTGTAGAGTCCTGTGATTAATTTGGCTAGAGTCGATTTTCCGCTACCGTTGCCCCCAATAATAAAAACGATTTCTCCCGTTTTGAAACTGAGATCGATGGGACCCAGGGTGAAGTAGAGATCGTCATCGCTAGGGTAGGTGTGGGTTACGCCTTTGAGGGTGAGGATGGGGGAGGTTTGGGTGATAGCATTTTTATCTAACTCAATGGTAGAAGATTGACGGGGGGATGGGTGTGTTGCGTTGGTTCGCAATCCAACTTCTTCAGAGAGTCGATCGCGAATAACAACTTTTTCTTCCTCCCCATGACTGACTAAGGATAAACCCAATGCGTCGATTTTTTGTAGGGCGATGTTGGCTTTACTAATGAGGGGGAGTTTGTTGACGATATTCTCCATTGGTCCCATGAGGTAGGTGAAGGTTAGGATGTAGCCAGCAAGGGTTTGGGGCGCGATCGCGAACCAATGGGGCAAAATGAATAAAACCAAACCAATGGCAAAGAAAAAGATTAGTTTTCCCCAACTATCTGTCGTGGCAAATAGGCTCAAACCGCGAACGGTGTAGCGACGAAATTGGGAGGCGGTAACGGTTAAATCGCCGGAGAGAAAATCTTTGCGGCGTTCGGCGTGGAGTTTGAGTTCTTTGGTTCCGGTGGTAACGGCGCGAAAATGTTTGAAGAGTAAATCTTGTTCTTCGCGGGCGAGGGCAAGGAGTTTCCGGGCGTTGCGCAGCAGGATTCTCGTGCTTAAAAACGCGATCGCGCTAAGTCCCATAACGACCAAAAACATCGACCAAGAGAGCCAAGTAATATAAAGCAGTCCCCCGATGGAAATTGCAAGATTAATACACAGGAAGGGAAGGACATAAACAGCGTTGGAAATGGCTTGTACGTCTTCTGTGAGGGTTGCTAATAGGCGAGGTGAGCCTAATTTTTCGAGATTGCTGAGTTCTGAGGCGAGAATTTGGCGACTGAGGCGCATTCGTAACTGGAATACTGCATCTTGGGAGAGGCGAATCAACAAAATACGAGCCATAATACTCGTCAGGAGGGCGATTGCTGCCAGTCCCACAAAACCCCACGCGATCGCGGGATCGATGCGTAGCGCGATGCCGCTTCCCGAAAATACCCGATCGCTGGCGATGGCGCGACTCACCAGGGCAATTAAACCCGCACTGCTGCCGCCACTCAAAAATCCAGTCGCGATCGCAATCGCAACCATTTTCCACGAAGAACGCAGCAGAAAGGAAATAAGATTCATTCACTTGGATCGAAACGCAATAGAAAAAAGCGATAAATTTCGTTTTAGCTTATCCCTTTTCGATCGCTCTAGGAAAGAAGGATCGCTCGCGCGATCTTGTGAATCGCTTCTTGTAGCCGGGGCGATAACCAATTGTAATACTGCGGATAGACGGGCAAGCGGGGGCGAAATTGCCATCCTTCCGGTTCGAGAATTTGGGCGAGGGATTGAAAGGTGGGATGGGGATAGTTGGGATTGACTTCATCTTTGGGGCTAATTCCCCCTAAATCGGTTGCCCCCGCAGCAATACAGTCGAGGAGGAGATTAGGTTGGGCGATTAAATTGGGGGGGATTTGCAGGGTAATATCTGAGGGGAGAATGTCCCGCGCGATCGCGATCGCGCGAGGCAATTTTTCCGGGGGAAATACAGGCGCACTCAAGGATTGCTGCGTTCCAGGACTGTGGGGTTGGAGGATGACTTCTTGGATATTACCCCAACGTTGGTGCAGCCGCGCGATCGCGCGGAGGGTGTCTTTCCAATCGGCAACAGTTTCCCCAATCCCCAATAACAACCCCGTGGTAAAGGGAATTTTCAACTCTCCCGCCCATTCGAGTTGTTGTAATCGCAGGGATGGTACTTTACTCGGCGCATGACGATGGACGGTTTCTAGGAGTTTGGGGGTGAGTTGTTCCACCATCAACCCCATCGACACGTTCACTTGTTTGAGGCGTGTCATCTCCTCCCAACTGAGGGGCCCCGCGTTGGTGTGGGGTAAAAAGCCCAGGGAGAGGGCGAGTTCGCACAGATCGTACAAATGCTCGAACCACGCCTTTCTGCGAGGACTTTGGGGATGGACTTCGCCACTGAGAATGAGGATTTCTACAATTCCCGTTCCTTGGAAAGATTTTAGGATTTTTTTAGCTTGCGCGATCGCGAGCCAAGAATCTCGCCCCGGATCGACCCGAAAGTTACAATAACTACAGCGATTGAAACATTCGTAGGTGGGAACGAGAGTGTATGCCGGACTGTAGGTGACGATTCGAGACATTTGAACCTTAAAACAGTTTAATCGCCATTATCTTCCAAACTCCTCTTGTTCTCTACCTCTTAGACTCATCAGTAGATATGAGAAAGCCCCGATCCACCTGTGAGTTTAGGTTAAGAAGCGCCGGAGTTTTGCGGAAAGGAGAGGAACGCGCGATCTCGAAGAGATCCACTTCGGCGGCGCGCGTCAAAAAAACTTTCTCACAAGAAACACCCCCAGCAAAATTCAATCCGTGGAAGAATTGATTAAAATAGCTGCCATTTAGGTCAATTTTCCGTGCTAGTTTGGTCAAGGTGAAAAAAACTGTTCTGGGAAGATCCCAACGTTTCCCCACTGGGAATAAAAGCGATTTTCGTTTTTCTGCACTGATTAGGAGTCTTTTGCCTAGCTCATGAGTCAATCTTCCAATTCTTCATCCTCGCCGCTCATTTCTCGACGAACTGCCCTCAAACTAATGGGAATCGGCACAGTTGGTGCGGGGTTAGGATACTCTCGATTTGCGAAACCGCAACCCACCCTTCACCAGAAAGATGACCTCGATCTCCCCTTCCATTTAAATCAACCCAAAACAGTTATCGTTGTGGGTGCGGGATTGGCGGGACTCGCCTGTGCTTACGAACTCAGTCAACGCGGGTTCGCCGTCACGCTGTTGGAAAAGTCGCCACAACTTGGCGGAAAAATTGCCAGTTGGAAAATTCAAGTGGGGGACGACTCCTTCATGATGGAACACGGGTTCCACGGCTTCTTTCCCCAGTACTACAACCTCAAAAGCGTCGTTGAAGAACTCAACATTACTGAGAACTTCAAATCCCTGGAATTTTACTCTCTGGTTTTCCGGGACAACACCTATCAACCGGAAGTTTTTCGCCCCAGTAACTCTGCTTTTCCGTGGAATATTGTCGATCTCGCAATATCGTCCCCCAATCGTTTTCGGTGGGGCATCAATTTAACCCACATCAAGCACCTACAAGTCTTTAAAGCCATTACCGGGTTCCGAATCCCCAAAAGCTTCAAAAACCTCGATAGTCTCTCCGTCGCCGATTGGGTGGGGACAGACTTCCCCCAAGGATTGTACGATCTCTACTTTCTCCCCTTCGCCAAATCCAGCCTTAACGCCCCCGATGTCCTCAGTACTGGGGAGTTGCTGCAATTTTTCCATTTTTACTTCTTTGGCAACCCGGAAGGACTTGCTTTCAACGGTACAAGGGACGATATGGGAACCTCTCTCGTCCAACCCATCGCCCGCGCGATCGCGCGCAACGGCGGTAAAATTATTACCCAAGCCAGCGTCAGCAACATTAATTGCAAAAATGGGCAAGTTGAATCCTTAAGCTATCAGCAAGGCACAAATCAAACCAACGTCCCCTTCTGGGTAGACAAAAATCTCCTCTTAACCCAAGACGAACAAGAATATTACGGTGCAGGCGATCGCGCGTTTATCGCCCAAAATGATAGCGAAGCCCTTTCCCTCTCTTGCACCCATCAAGGCTGTACCGTACAAAAACAAGCAGATGGGGGATTCCTTTGTCCCTGTCACGGGGCGCGGTACGATGCCCAAGGGCGCGTTGTTCAAGGACCCGCACAAGAGGATTTACCCAAGTACGCGATCGCGCAACGCCAAGACGATAAAGTACAATTGGTTGCCGCTTCCCCCACAGAACCCGAACAACAACAAACCCTCACCGCCGATTATTACGTCATCGCCGCCGATGTCCCCGGAACCCAACACCTCTTTAACTTAATGGAAGGGGATGTTAACCCCCAGGTGGCGCAACAAGTAGAAAAACTCGCCATTGCCGATCCCTTCGCCGTTGCCCGTTTTTGGTTCGATCGCGATTTTGAGTGGGAACACAGTAACTTTACCTCCCTCTCCGGCTACGATCTCACCGATAGCATCACCCTCTACCACCGCATTCAAGAACAGTTTATTCAATGGTCAAAACGCACGGGTTTCAGCGTCATCGAACTCCACGCCTACTGTTACAAAGAAAAGGATTTTCCCACCCAAGCCGACTTGCTTGCCACTTTTGAGCGAGAACTCTATGAAATCGTGCCATCCTTGCGCGGCGCAACGGTATTGCATCAGGAGTTAGTCAACCAGAAAAACTTCTCCGGCTATCCTCCCAATAGTTACGCCGATCGTCCCCAAACCACAACCGCGATTCCCAACCTCATGTTTGCAGGAGATTGGGTGAAAATGCCTTTCCCCTGCGGTTTGATGGAACGGGCGGTGAGTAGCGGTTTTCTCGCGGCTAATGGGATTGTGCAACAGGAAGGATTGCAACGCAGGATTCTGTTGTCGGTGAATCCGGAAGGGATTTTAAAAATTTAGCAAACGTTAAATAAGCAGTTTGGGAGACGGATTTCAGATGGATTGCAAGAATGCAACGCACTCAACATGAGCGGTTTGGGGGAAAAAGTCGGCGGGTTGGATGTGGGTGAGTTGGTATTTTCCTGTTTGACAAAGCAGTTTTAAGTCTCGTGCGAGGGTTGCGGGTTTGCAACTGATATAGGCGATTTGCCGGGGGTGCATTTCAAGGAGGGTTTCGATAACGGCGCGATCGCACCCTTTGCGCGGAGGATCGAGGAGAACGATGTTGGGACGGGTTTCGAGGTGAGAGATTTTATCTTTTACAGTTCCGGCGTGAAAAGTGGCGTTCGCGATCGCGTTAATTTTTGCATTTTCTCTCGCCTGTTCCACTGCGGATTCTTGCACCTCAATCCCAATAACTTCCCGAACCTGTTTCGCCAGGGGGAGAGAGAACGTCCCAATCCCACAGTAGGCATCGAGAACTGTCTCATTTCCTTGGAGTTCGAGGCGTTCTTGAATCGCAGCGAGAAGTCCTTCGGCAATCTCGGTATTAATTTGAAAAAATGTTTCCGGACGCAGGTGAAACTCCAATCCCCCGAAATGTTCGCTCAAATAGGTCTGTCCGGCGATACAGCGCGTCTGTTCCCCAAAGATGGTATTCGTCTTCCCTGGATTGCAATTGAGCGCTACGCCCACCAGAAGGGGATAGCGTTGCATCCATTCTTCGGCTTGGGTTTCAACTTGGGAGAGAGAGGGGTTCGCACTCACCAGTGTCAGCAGCATTTCCCCGGTACGCCGTCCAATACGCAAAGAAAGGTGACGCAGTTTCCCTTGATGGGTTTTCTCGTTATAAATCGACCATCCTCGATCTTGGATGTCTTGCTTAATCTCCGCGAGAAGGGGATTCAATCGCTCATCCTGCACGGGACATTGATTGAGATTGACGATTTGGTGGGTTCCCTGACGATAGTATCCGGCGCGAACGTTTCCTTGGGCGTTCCGATCGAGGGGATAGGTAGCTTTATTGCGGTAGTGGAGGGCATCTGTTGCAAAAAGAAGGGGAACGACGGGAGGGGAGGCAAAACCGCCAATTCTTTCTATGGCTTGAATGATTTGCTGTTGTTTGAGGTGTTGTTGGTACTCGTCGCTGATATGCTGCCATTGGCATCCGCCACATTTATCGGCAACGATGCAGCGAGGACGAATGCGGTGGGGGGAAGGGTTGAGGAGGTTGAGGAGTTGTCCGTAGGCGTATTTGGGTTTGACGCGAACCAGGCGCGCGATCGCGCGATCCCCCGTGACCGTTTGGGGAACAAAGACCGCACGCCCCTCAAAATGCCCGACTCCATCCCCGGAATTGCTGACATCTGTAATCTCGATTTCAATTGTTTTGCCTTGCTGCCACATAAAATTTTACTCTTAAAAAAAAGTCGGTTCTTCGCCATTCCGCGATCGCGAATTGTCAATTCTCCTCTCAATCCCTTTCTTTATGACCCGATGAATCGCTAAACTACTTATGTTATTAGATAGATCGCAATAGTATGAGTGTAGTTAGCCAAGTTATTCTCAAAGCAGACGACGAACTCCGCTATCCCAGTAGCGGAGAGCTTGCAGGACTCGGTAATTTTTTAAGCACCGGCGAACAACGGATTCGCATTGCCGAAACCCTCGCAGAAAATGAAAAGAAAATTGTGGATAAAGCCAGCCAAGAATTGTGGAGAAAACGTCCCGATTTTATCGCAGCGGGGGGTAATGCTTCCGGACAGCGAGAACGGGCGCAATGTATTCGAGATTACGGCTGGTATTTACGACTCGTAACCTACGGCGTGCTGTGCGGCGACAAGGAACCCATTGAAAAAATCGGGATCATTGGCGCTCGCGAAATGTACAATGCCCTGGGCGTTCCCATGCAAGGAATGGCGGAAGCCATTCGCTGTCTCAAGGGTGCGGCTTTAGGGTTGCTCAGTAATGAAGATGCATCAGCCGCAGAACCCTACTTCGATTACATTATCCAAGCCATGTCCTGAACTCTCTCAATTCAGGATTTTTTGAATCCGTTCCCAAAACTCCGCGATCGCTCCGCTATCTAGATCCCTGTCTAGTTGAGGAGCGATCCCACTTTCCCAATAAAAAACCGACAGTTCTGCTGAAGAAGCTGTCGGCGAATTAGTTGTTCCCTATGATTGACTCCCGTAGAGTTCAGCTATCCATTAGTATGGCTCCTCTCCATCAGAATAGGTGGATACAGATCAGTCTCAAGATGTGATCTCAATTACGGGCGAAAGAAAAAAGTTCGCTCAATCCCGCCATCGCTCAACTTCCCATCCTCGCTGTATGGCTTTTTTCAAAAAAATTCCCCTTATTGCTTTCCTTTTCTTACTGAGTGCTTATAGCTTTGTGGGATGGTTTATGGCCGGAGCGGTGGAAAGTTGGCAAAAATGGGTATATTTGGTTCCTTGTGCGGCTGTTTCTCTTGAATTCAGTCGCTTTTGTGGGGTCTTGGCAAGTCGGTATGCGCTATGGTTGGGGATAGCAGGTTTAATCGTCGCGATCGCGCTGGCTTTAATTCACCCCCTGACAGAAATCAAGAGCGTTTTTGGAGATTGGTTGCAATCGGATGCCAAAGCTTTTCTTTCGGTAATCGCGATCGCCTTTTTCTTAGTCTTGTTACTCACTCGACTCGATTTCATCAATGAGGGAATTATTCTCATTGCTCCAGGACTCCTGACTCGCCTAGAATTGCAGCTTTCCGGGTATAGCGATTGGCAAGCCTTTAGCATTATTGCTGGCGTTTGTCTGGTAAGCTACAGTCTTGGCATTTTGAGCTATCAATATCTCCATAACAATCCTCTACCCTAGTAGCGAGTCATTCCTTCGACTTTTTAACTAGGATTTAAAGTAAAGAGCATTAGCGCAGGGAAATATTTTGTGGTGCATCGGGTCCCTTGCGGAAAATCCTAGTTCCAGTACAGTCTCTCTTCTATCGCACTCAGCACTCAGGTGTCAGCAAGAACTTGCGATTCCCAACCTCAATGTGTAGTGCGATACCAACTGTTCCTAAAGTTATACAATTGCCTCCTTTGTTGGAAGCACGATCTTGTGGCTGTCCCGACGATGGAAATGCCATAGTAGAGGCGGTATTGAAGCGTGAAACCTCGCAATATGATGTTCCTGAAAGCGCTGACCCGTAAAACCCAATCCGAAACGGAAAATCACCCCACCGTACCACTACGTCTTGTAGTGGTGATTCCTTTCTTAGTCCAAATTTTTGCCGCAGTCGGACTCACGGGTTATCTCTCTTGGCGCAACGCTTCCAAAGCGGTCAACGACCTCGCCAACCAGCTTAGTGAAGAAGTTGCCGAACGCATCGAGCAACATATTGAAAGCTTTACCGATATTTCCCATCTCGTTTTAGAATTGAACAGCGCGATCGCGCGATCAGGGAATTTAAACGTTGAAGACCTCGAACAAGTGCAGCGCTTATTTTGGAAACAAACCAGCCTCAGCCCCAGCATTACCAACCTTCATTTTGCCAGCGTTAGCGGAGACTTCCTACAAATCGAGCGCAGTACGCCCCCGACTTTATCCCGACGCGATCGCGACAGCGCCCCCAACTGGAATATTTACGAGCTAGACTCCCAAGGCAACCCCATTCGCCTTTTGCGAACCGAAGAATTCGATCCGCGATCGCGCCCTTGGTACAAAGACGCGATCGACTCCGGCGAAACCGTATGGTCCTCCGTCTATCTTTTCGCCGATCCTCCCGTTCCCGGCATCACCCCAGCCAGGCCCATTTACGACACTCAAGGTCGGCTGCTGGGCGTAATGGCGATCGATCTGACCTTAACTCAGATGAGTCAATTTCTACAAGAGCTGCAAATTAGCGAATCCGGGCGAGTCTTTATCATGGAACGCACGGGGAAACTCGTTGCCACCTCTGAATCTGAAGCGATTTATAGGAAGACCGATAACGGGGTCGAACGATTAAAAGCGTCCCAAAGTCGCGATCCGATGATTCGAGAAACCGCTCGAGAACTGCGCCAGCGATTCGACAGCTTCGATCGGATTCGCACCTCAACCCCATTGCGAATAACGATCGACGGTCAGCCAGAGTTCGTTCAAGTCACCCCCTTAACCAATCGTCGCGGCTTGGATTGGTTAATGGTCGCCGTTATCCCAGAAAGCAATTTCATGGGGCAAATTCGCACGAATACCTACGCAACCATCGCCCTGTGTCTCATGGCGTTGGGGGGAGCCACCATTCTCGGCTTTTATACCTCTCGCTGGATTACGCGACCGATTTGGCGTTTAGCCAGAGCCAGCGCCGCGATCGCGCGTGGAACCCTCGACACCCCCGTTCCTGGCTCGCGAATTAACGAATTTAGCATCCTCGCTCGATCCTTGCATCAAATGATCGGGCAACTCCAACAATCCCAAGCTCAATTAGAAGATAAATTTGCCAAAGTCTTTCGCGCCACCCCAGATCCCATCGCCATCACCACCCTCGAAGGCGGTCACTTTCTGGAAGTTAATGATAGTTTCTTAGAAAAAAGTGGCTACACCAGGGCTGAAGTCCTCGATCAAACCGCAGCCAAACTCAATCTCTTTGCCACCTCCCAAGAATTAGCGAAAATCGTCCAAAAACTTAAAGAAGAGCAGGCAATTTATAACCTAGAAACTCAATTGCGCACCAAGTCCGGGGCGATTCGTACTGTTCTCTTATCCGCAGAAATTGTCGAGCTTGATGGCGAATTGTCCGTGTTGTATATTGCCAACGACATCAGCGAACGGGTCAAAGCGCAAGAAGCCCTCCAAGAAGCAGAAGCTCGCTATCGCAGCATCTTTGAGAATGCGGCAGAGGGAATTTTTCAGATTACCCAACAAGGGCGCTACCTGAGCGTTAATCCGGCATTAGCGCGAATGTACGGTTACGAATCTCCGGAGATGTTGATTGAGCGATTGCCCAATATTCAACAACTCTACGTCAATCCAACGGGATGGGCAGAATTTATCCTGGTCATGGAAAAAGAAGGGGCAGTTTCTAATTTAGAGTATCAAGTTCGCCGCCGAGATGGAACGCAAATTTGGGTATCGGAAAATGCTCGTGCGGTGAAAGATGAAACTGGGCAATTACTTTACTACGAAGGCACCATCGAGGATATTACCCGTCGTAAAGAGGCTGAAGCAGCGCTCCAAGAAAAGGAACAATATCTGCGTTTGGTTTTAGATAATATTCCTCAACAGGTGTTTTGGAAAGATCGAGATTCTCGATTTCTCGGTTGCAATAAAAACTGGGCAGATGCGGCGGGATTGGAAAGTCCCGAAGCGGTAGTGGGGTTAACGGATTTCCATTTACTGCCCGAAGCGGTGGCGAAGAAATTTCGCGCGACGGATCGCTATATTATGGAAAATAATCAACCGGATTTGAATAAAAAACAAGAGAAACAAAAGCGTGATGAGAATGGCAATCCGGTGTGGTTGGATGTGAGCAAAATTCCCATCCACGACGAGAATAATGAGGTAATTGGAATTTTGGGGGTGATTGAGGACATTACCCTCCAGGTTTATATCGAAGAACAACGGAGAAAAGCAGAAGAAGCGTTGCGACTCGAACAACAAAAATCCGAGGAATTATTGCTCAATATTCTTCCTGCCGCGATCGCGCGACGTTTAAAAGAAGGCAGTCGTGCCATTGCCGAACAGTTCGACGACGTGACGATCCTCTTTGCAGATATTGTAGGCTTTACTCCCCTTTCTGCAAGACTTCCCGCAACGGAGTTAGTGGAGTTTCTCAATCAGATTTTTTCCCAATTCGACCAATTGGCAGAAACCCAAAACCTAGAGAAAATTAAAACCATCGGCGATGCATATATGGTTGCGGGAGGATTGCCCGTTCCCAGAGAAGATCATGCCGCCGCGATCGCCCAAATGGCACTGGCAATGCAAGACTGTATTGACAACGTTGCCCACGATTTACACGAACCCTTGCAAATTCGTATTGGCATCAACACCGGTCCCGTCGTTGCGGGGGTCATTGGCGCAACCAAATTCATCTACGATCTGTGGGGAGATACGGTTAATGTTGCATCTCGCATGGAATCCTACGGCATTGCAGGCAAAATTCAGGTCACAGAAGCAACCTACCAACGATTGCAGCACCGCTACGCCTTTGAAAAGCGGGGCATCATTGATGTGAAAGGGAAGGGGGAAATGACCACCTATTGGCTGGTGGGACGGAAAGACTAAAACGTTCGCAATCCTACGCCATCACCATACCTCCATCCACATTAAATACCTGTCCGGTAATGTACGCGGCGGCGGGAGCGGCTGCTAAGAAGCATACCATACCGGCCACTTCCTCAGGTTTGCCATAACGACCCAAGGGAATATATTTTAATATCTCTTCGCTTTGCAAGTCGTTGGTCATGTCTGTCGTAATGAATCCCGGTGCAACGGCATTGACCGTCACGCCGCGACTGGCGAGTTCTTTAGCAACGGTTTTGGTGAATCCAATGACTCCCGCCTTTGCCGCGCTATAATTCGCCTGACCGGGATTGCCCATTTGTCCGGCAACGGAGGCGATATTAATAATTCTGCCGCTACGCTGTTTTAACATCAACTTACTCACCGCTTTGGTACAAAGGAAGACTCCCGTCAGGTTGAGGTTGATGACGGCTTGCCAGTCTTCTGGCTTCATGCGCAATAGGAGCGTATCGCGAGTGATGCCTGCATTGTTGACTAAAATATCGATGCGACCGAATTTTTCTTTGGTTTGAGCGATCAGTGCATCCACTTCATCGGCGTTGGAAACATCCCCTTGAAGCGCGATCGCGCTCCCCCCTGCGGCGGTAATCTCTGCAACCACTTCTTCTGCTGCATTGCTCGAACGGGCGTAGTTAACGGCGACGCTTGCCCCTTCTGCTGCCAAGGCTAACGCGATCGCGCGACCGATTCCCCTCGAAGATCCGGTAACAATTGCCACGCGATCGTTCAATTTCTGTAAATTTTCTGGTAATACATCCATCCCAACACACTCTATTTTTAAAGTTGATACGCACAATTAAGCTCCAAGGATTTTACCAAAATAGAGGCGATCCCGGAGCTTCTTGCACGATTGATGGAATTGCGGATTTAAAAGGGAATCTCGTCTAAATCTTGGTCGCTGGTGGAGGGAGTAGCAGTACTAGGGACTGGGGTTGCAGGTTCGCGATTCGGGGTTTCTGGCATGGGAGGTGAGGCTTTGGTGTAATTGTCCAAAGGAACCACATTACTGGGACGCGCTGCTGTTGGCATTGCATTCATGTCCGTTCCCAGCTTATGGAGTCGAGAGGCGACGAGTTCTGCACGTTTTTCTTTGTATCCGTCGCGATCGATGAGGTTCATTTTCAACCGTCCCTCGATAATGACAGAATCCCCAAT
This region includes:
- a CDS encoding allophycocyanin subunit alpha-B, which produces MSVVSQVILKADDELRYPSSGELAGLGNFLSTGEQRIRIAETLAENEKKIVDKASQELWRKRPDFIAAGGNASGQRERAQCIRDYGWYLRLVTYGVLCGDKEPIEKIGIIGAREMYNALGVPMQGMAEAIRCLKGAALGLLSNEDASAAEPYFDYIIQAMS
- a CDS encoding adenylate/guanylate cyclase domain-containing protein, translated to MKPRNMMFLKALTRKTQSETENHPTVPLRLVVVIPFLVQIFAAVGLTGYLSWRNASKAVNDLANQLSEEVAERIEQHIESFTDISHLVLELNSAIARSGNLNVEDLEQVQRLFWKQTSLSPSITNLHFASVSGDFLQIERSTPPTLSRRDRDSAPNWNIYELDSQGNPIRLLRTEEFDPRSRPWYKDAIDSGETVWSSVYLFADPPVPGITPARPIYDTQGRLLGVMAIDLTLTQMSQFLQELQISESGRVFIMERTGKLVATSESEAIYRKTDNGVERLKASQSRDPMIRETARELRQRFDSFDRIRTSTPLRITIDGQPEFVQVTPLTNRRGLDWLMVAVIPESNFMGQIRTNTYATIALCLMALGGATILGFYTSRWITRPIWRLARASAAIARGTLDTPVPGSRINEFSILARSLHQMIGQLQQSQAQLEDKFAKVFRATPDPIAITTLEGGHFLEVNDSFLEKSGYTRAEVLDQTAAKLNLFATSQELAKIVQKLKEEQAIYNLETQLRTKSGAIRTVLLSAEIVELDGELSVLYIANDISERVKAQEALQEAEARYRSIFENAAEGIFQITQQGRYLSVNPALARMYGYESPEMLIERLPNIQQLYVNPTGWAEFILVMEKEGAVSNLEYQVRRRDGTQIWVSENARAVKDETGQLLYYEGTIEDITRRKEAEAALQEKEQYLRLVLDNIPQQVFWKDRDSRFLGCNKNWADAAGLESPEAVVGLTDFHLLPEAVAKKFRATDRYIMENNQPDLNKKQEKQKRDENGNPVWLDVSKIPIHDENNEVIGILGVIEDITLQVYIEEQRRKAEEALRLEQQKSEELLLNILPAAIARRLKEGSRAIAEQFDDVTILFADIVGFTPLSARLPATELVEFLNQIFSQFDQLAETQNLEKIKTIGDAYMVAGGLPVPREDHAAAIAQMALAMQDCIDNVAHDLHEPLQIRIGINTGPVVAGVIGATKFIYDLWGDTVNVASRMESYGIAGKIQVTEATYQRLQHRYAFEKRGIIDVKGKGEMTTYWLVGRKD
- the fabG gene encoding 3-oxoacyl-[acyl-carrier-protein] reductase, with product MDVLPENLQKLNDRVAIVTGSSRGIGRAIALALAAEGASVAVNYARSSNAAEEVVAEITAAGGSAIALQGDVSNADEVDALIAQTKEKFGRIDILVNNAGITRDTLLLRMKPEDWQAVINLNLTGVFLCTKAVSKLMLKQRSGRIINIASVAGQMGNPGQANYSAAKAGVIGFTKTVAKELASRGVTVNAVAPGFITTDMTNDLQSEEILKYIPLGRYGKPEEVAGMVCFLAAAPAAAYITGQVFNVDGGMVMA
- the rlmD gene encoding 23S rRNA (uracil(1939)-C(5))-methyltransferase RlmD, whose protein sequence is MWQQGKTIEIEITDVSNSGDGVGHFEGRAVFVPQTVTGDRAIARLVRVKPKYAYGQLLNLLNPSPHRIRPRCIVADKCGGCQWQHISDEYQQHLKQQQIIQAIERIGGFASPPVVPLLFATDALHYRNKATYPLDRNAQGNVRAGYYRQGTHQIVNLNQCPVQDERLNPLLAEIKQDIQDRGWSIYNEKTHQGKLRHLSLRIGRRTGEMLLTLVSANPSLSQVETQAEEWMQRYPLLVGVALNCNPGKTNTIFGEQTRCIAGQTYLSEHFGGLEFHLRPETFFQINTEIAEGLLAAIQERLELQGNETVLDAYCGIGTFSLPLAKQVREVIGIEVQESAVEQARENAKINAIANATFHAGTVKDKISHLETRPNIVLLDPPRKGCDRAVIETLLEMHPRQIAYISCKPATLARDLKLLCQTGKYQLTHIQPADFFPQTAHVECVAFLQSI
- the cofG gene encoding 7,8-didemethyl-8-hydroxy-5-deazariboflavin synthase subunit CofG produces the protein MSRIVTYSPAYTLVPTYECFNRCSYCNFRVDPGRDSWLAIAQAKKILKSFQGTGIVEILILSGEVHPQSPRRKAWFEHLYDLCELALSLGFLPHTNAGPLSWEEMTRLKQVNVSMGLMVEQLTPKLLETVHRHAPSKVPSLRLQQLEWAGELKIPFTTGLLLGIGETVADWKDTLRAIARLHQRWGNIQEVILQPHSPGTQQSLSAPVFPPEKLPRAIAIARDILPSDITLQIPPNLIAQPNLLLDCIAAGATDLGGISPKDEVNPNYPHPTFQSLAQILEPEGWQFRPRLPVYPQYYNWLSPRLQEAIHKIARAILLS
- a CDS encoding cyclic peptide export ABC transporter, producing MNLISFLLRSSWKMVAIAIATGFLSGGSSAGLIALVSRAIASDRVFSGSGIALRIDPAIAWGFVGLAAIALLTSIMARILLIRLSQDAVFQLRMRLSRQILASELSNLEKLGSPRLLATLTEDVQAISNAVYVLPFLCINLAISIGGLLYITWLSWSMFLVVMGLSAIAFLSTRILLRNARKLLALAREEQDLLFKHFRAVTTGTKELKLHAERRKDFLSGDLTVTASQFRRYTVRGLSLFATTDSWGKLIFFFAIGLVLFILPHWFAIAPQTLAGYILTFTYLMGPMENIVNKLPLISKANIALQKIDALGLSLVSHGEEEKVVIRDRLSEEVGLRTNATHPSPRQSSTIELDKNAITQTSPILTLKGVTHTYPSDDDLYFTLGPIDLSFKTGEIVFIIGGNGSGKSTLAKLITGLYNPEAGEISLKGHPITPQNREWYRQHFSAVFSDFYLFDRLLGFDLDDLDTQARNYLKQLQLDRKVTVQKGQLSTTNLSQGQRKRLALLTAYLEDRPIYLFDEWAADQDPAFKKIFYTEFLPQLRDRGKTILAISHDDRYFDRGDRLIKLDYGQIVYDK
- a CDS encoding FAD-dependent oxidoreductase, translating into MSQSSNSSSSPLISRRTALKLMGIGTVGAGLGYSRFAKPQPTLHQKDDLDLPFHLNQPKTVIVVGAGLAGLACAYELSQRGFAVTLLEKSPQLGGKIASWKIQVGDDSFMMEHGFHGFFPQYYNLKSVVEELNITENFKSLEFYSLVFRDNTYQPEVFRPSNSAFPWNIVDLAISSPNRFRWGINLTHIKHLQVFKAITGFRIPKSFKNLDSLSVADWVGTDFPQGLYDLYFLPFAKSSLNAPDVLSTGELLQFFHFYFFGNPEGLAFNGTRDDMGTSLVQPIARAIARNGGKIITQASVSNINCKNGQVESLSYQQGTNQTNVPFWVDKNLLLTQDEQEYYGAGDRAFIAQNDSEALSLSCTHQGCTVQKQADGGFLCPCHGARYDAQGRVVQGPAQEDLPKYAIAQRQDDKVQLVAASPTEPEQQQTLTADYYVIAADVPGTQHLFNLMEGDVNPQVAQQVEKLAIADPFAVARFWFDRDFEWEHSNFTSLSGYDLTDSITLYHRIQEQFIQWSKRTGFSVIELHAYCYKEKDFPTQADLLATFERELYEIVPSLRGATVLHQELVNQKNFSGYPPNSYADRPQTTTAIPNLMFAGDWVKMPFPCGLMERAVSSGFLAANGIVQQEGLQRRILLSVNPEGILKI